The Pseudomonas eucalypticola genome has a window encoding:
- the fliN gene encoding flagellar motor switch protein FliN yields MTEPTTPEPTPAQDPSLEDEWASAMAEQGDDADLDDPWAAALAEQESAPADAPAAAPAKVFRPLNNQGGGAVSRDLEMIMDIPVKLSVELGRTRVTIKQLLELAQGSVLALDGLAGEPMDILINGYLIAQGEVVVVDEKYGIRITEIITPSERVQKLNR; encoded by the coding sequence ATGACTGAACCGACCACCCCCGAGCCCACCCCGGCGCAAGACCCATCGCTGGAAGACGAATGGGCCAGCGCCATGGCCGAGCAGGGCGATGATGCCGATCTGGATGACCCATGGGCCGCAGCCCTGGCCGAACAGGAAAGCGCCCCGGCGGACGCCCCCGCCGCGGCACCTGCCAAGGTGTTTCGCCCCCTGAACAACCAGGGCGGCGGCGCCGTGAGTCGCGACCTGGAAATGATCATGGACATCCCGGTCAAGCTCAGCGTGGAACTGGGCCGCACCCGGGTGACCATCAAGCAATTGCTGGAACTGGCCCAGGGCTCGGTGCTGGCACTCGACGGGCTGGCCGGCGAGCCGATGGATATCCTCATCAACGGCTACCTGATCGCCCAGGGCGAAGTGGTGGTGGTCGATGAAAAGTATGGCATCCGCATCACCGAGATCATCACCCCGTCCGAGCGGGTACAGAAACTCAACCGATGA
- the fliO gene encoding flagellar biosynthetic protein FliO codes for MTSPPSSPDSLLGLALLGKTGLAFAVVVASILLCGWLAKRLRPGHTRPGAHLRLVGSTQVGQRERVVIVQVQGRWLVLGVTPQHISALSELPAPADEPAAPGTPLAPAFAERLAAAVKQRLTPAGNDTP; via the coding sequence ATGACCAGCCCGCCCTCCTCACCCGACAGCCTCTTGGGCCTGGCCTTGCTTGGCAAGACCGGCCTGGCCTTCGCCGTAGTGGTGGCCAGCATTCTGCTATGCGGCTGGTTGGCCAAGCGCTTACGCCCCGGCCACACCCGGCCCGGCGCGCACCTGCGGCTGGTCGGCAGCACCCAAGTGGGCCAGCGCGAGCGGGTGGTGATCGTCCAGGTGCAAGGGCGCTGGCTGGTACTGGGGGTCACGCCCCAGCACATCAGCGCCCTGTCGGAACTGCCCGCCCCGGCCGATGAACCTGCCGCACCCGGCACGCCGCTGGCACCAGCCTTCGCCGAACGCCTGGCGGCCGCCGTGAAACAACGCCTGACCCCCGCCGGAAACGACACGCCATGA